A window from Hemicordylus capensis ecotype Gifberg chromosome 2, rHemCap1.1.pri, whole genome shotgun sequence encodes these proteins:
- the LOC128343584 gene encoding galactosylceramide sulfotransferase-like produces the protein MNCFFLSAAIWRYRSWLLAAIFLLLLLLQLKQQTKQEVLWLSPSEELWRPQWRSTSTRSLAAQQVLGKTGSEEQGGPNIVFLKIHKTGSSTVQNILFRAGERRNLTVAFPLFSYQFAYPERFSRVFMEDLPQGASHFNLLCSHMRLDVGEVQAVMPPHSIFLTILRDPVQTFESVFHYYRNMVPAFQPLSNHSKPLLAFLEASAQYYDAQDTSNGLAKNPMAFDLGLNASWEEAPRSQWAGELERLNRTFQLVMIAEHFDESLLLVRELLGLEMEELVYVKLNVRQERTLLSKGLAQKIQAWNSLDVQLYRFFHSVFWHKIEHYGYMRMKRELDTFRALQRETVARCLAGDRVGPADMADELRPWQPGSVTILGYSLRKNLTYAQYKSCFRIVLPELQYHAYLYYRQYRRNMHLLPTT, from the exons ATGAACTGCTTCTTCCTATCGGCTGCCATCTGGAGGTATCGCTCCTGGCTGCTGGCTGCCAtcttcctcctcttgctgctgctgcagctcaagCAGCAGACCAAACA AGAAGTACTGTGGCTCAGTCCTTCGGAGGAGCTATGGAGACCGCAATGGAGGAGCACTTCCACCCGTTCTTTGGCTGCTCAGCAGGTGCTAGGAAAGACTGGCTCAGAGGAACAGGGTGGCCCCAACATAGTCTTTCTGAAGATCCACAAAACTGGCAGCAGTACAGTGCAAAATATCCTCTTTCGAGCTGGTGAGCGGCGCAACCTGACTGTggccttccccctcttctcctaccAGTTTGCCTATCCAGAGCGCTTCTCAAGGGTCTTTATGGAGGACCTCCCACAGGGGGCTTCCCACTTCAACCTGCTCTGCAGCCACATGAGGCTGGATGTTGGAGAAGTGCAGGCTGTCATGCCTCCTCACAGCATCTTCCTCACCATCCTACGTGACCCAGTGCAGACTTTTGAATCGGTCTTTCATTACTACCGCAACATGGTGCCTGCCTTCCAGCCATTGTCCAACCACTCTAAGCCACTGCTTGCTTTCCTTGAGGCCTCGGCTCAGTACTATGATGCTCAGGACACCAGCAACGGGCTGGCCAAGAACCCCATGGCCTTTGACCTGGGCCTCAATGCAAGCTGGGAAGAAGCCCCAAGGAGCCAATGGGCTGGTGAGCTCGAAAGACTCAATCGGACCTTTCAGCTGGTGATGATTGCCGAGCATTTTGACGAGTCCCTGCTCCTGGTACGAGAGCTGTTAGGTCTGGAGATGGAAGAGCTGGTATATGTCAAGCTAAATGTCCGCCAGGAGAGAACACTTCTGTCCAAAGGGCTTGCCCAGAAGATTCAGGCTTGGAACTCATTGGATGTACAGCTCTACAGGTTTTTCCACAGTGTTTTCTGGCACAAGATAGAGCACTATGGCTACATGCGCATGAAGCGGGAGTTGGATACCTTCCGGGCACTGCAGCGGGAAACTGTGGCTAGGTGCCTAGCAGGGGATAGGGTTGGGCCAGCGGACATGGCTGATGAGCTGCGGCCTTGGCAGCCAGGCAGTGTCACCATTCTAGGCTACAGCCTCAGGAAGAACCTTACCTATGCCCAATACAAGAGCTGCTTCCGTATAGTTTTACCTGAGCTCCAGTATCATGCTTACCTCTACTACAGGCAATATAGAAGGAACATGCATCTGCTCCCCACTACCTAG